The genomic segment CGATGCCCTCCCAGGCAAGCTGGAGGTACTGCGGCAGCGCTGTGCCGAAATCGACCGGGATCCGGCAACTTTGGAGACCAGCACCCTGCTGACGGTGGTGCTCGGCGACGCGCCCGCCAACATCGGCGAGGCCCTTGGCGGCCGGGCGGTGATCGGCACTGCAGACCAGGTAGCCGATGAAATCAAACGCCGAGTGCTCGACGTGGGCGTGGACGGCGTGATCGTCAACCTTCCGACCCACGGCTACACGCCCGGCGTCATCACGAAGGTGGGCGAGGCGCTCCGGCCGCTGGTGGACGCCTAAGCATCCCGGGGGCGGACTAGGGCGAATTGCTAGGTCGCCCAACGGTAGTCGCACCTGCGCAACCGCCAATACGCCGTAATCAGGTGCCGGGCGGAAGGCTCGGCCGCGTCGCGGTGGTCGGCGTGAGCACCGTCGACGGCATGGTCGGGAGGCTGGTGACCGTGACGGTGCTGGTGCTGACGGAAGGCGGCGGCACGACGGCCGTCGTGGTCACCGTCGTCACACTGCTGGTCGTCGTGGTGGACGACGCGGACGGCGCGGCGATCACGCCGCAGGCCACCCGCTTGTTCGATTCATCGGGGGCCGGACTGCTCAAGTTGTCCGCGGCTTGGTGGACGATCAGCGCCGATCCCGCGCTGTTGCGCAGGTTCGCGGCGGTCAGCAAGTTCGTGGTGGTGACGAGCTTCGCCGAGCCGTCAGAGCGCACCTGCAACGCGGTGAGGTCGCCGCTGGCGGGAAAGCCCGTGTGATCCGGCGCCTGGTAAACGCTTCCCGCGGACGCGAACTCCGGTCCGTCGCACCTGCCCACCGCGTGGATCATCAGCGCGTGAAAGCCGGGGCTGAGCACCTGGTTGGGTCCGGCCTCCACGGTCACCGTGGCGTAGCCGTTGGCGAAGTCGATGGTCGCGGTGCCGACCTGCGTCCCGTCGGCGCTCTTCAACTGCGTGGTCATGTGCTCGGCGCCGGGCGGCGAGCTGGTGGACGACGACGTGCCGGCCTGGTTGCCCTGCTGGCTGGTGCAGGCCGCCAGCGCAGCGACGGTTGCAGTCAGCGCAGGGACGGCGAAGTATGCGCCCTTATTCATACGTCCGGCCTACCCACCCGAGCAGTTGTCGAAACGACGCCCTATCCGGCTCGAGGTTGGAGCAGGCAATTGACGCGCTGCTGACGCGGCCTAATCCCGTAGCGAGGTGGCGACCCGTATCTCGGAGGTCAGTGTCTGATGGACCGGGCAGCGTTCGGCCATGAGCAGCAACCGATCTCGTTGCGCGGTATCGAGGTCGCCGGTCAACTCGATCTCGCGATCGATGTGATCGATCCAGCCGGTCTTGGTTTCGCAGTCGGCGCAGTCTTGTGCATGGATACGCTGATGCCGCAACGTC from the Mycobacterium lentiflavum genome contains:
- a CDS encoding superoxide dismutase family protein translates to MNKGAYFAVPALTATVAALAACTSQQGNQAGTSSSTSSPPGAEHMTTQLKSADGTQVGTATIDFANGYATVTVEAGPNQVLSPGFHALMIHAVGRCDGPEFASAGSVYQAPDHTGFPASGDLTALQVRSDGSAKLVTTTNLLTAANLRNSAGSALIVHQAADNLSSPAPDESNKRVACGVIAAPSASSTTTTSSVTTVTTTAVVPPPSVSTSTVTVTSLPTMPSTVLTPTTATRPSLPPGT